From one Phragmitibacter flavus genomic stretch:
- a CDS encoding tetratricopeptide repeat protein, translating into MPYDDPEMVLGNGYVNGGLTVEGIRWALTYHDSGLQVAHAGVENLWHPLTWISHMTDVQVFGVERAGGHHLTSVLLHCLTSWMVYLFAWRLTASPLAGLVAALLFAIHPLHVESVAWISDRKGVLSGLFFFSSLWMIVTGRRSWAWMFFLAAMMAKPSTVILPVLAILALGWKAGERSWGWRFWWTKLIEWRWWFGIALVISVMTLWFQGKGSHGEWMHHLSLSYRLLHLPGGLFFTLWHLFVPFGLTFHYAYPEDNLWVSLLFWVLLIFGMLMVWWWRRRYPDLFFAAMWFLVGALPSAGIFYVGTSYTADRYSYLPLTGAFLFFGLWVAGRGGKFYKGRVGFAGLLCCGLMVLSYRQCATWRDGWTLLTHAERIQPRNPVVLGNLGAMHQRSAQHREAMDLFRRALKIAPEDARVWYNMGNSLRDSGEPVEAIEAFRRAVNSSPGFANAWRNLGLVLCAPGNPQRDVRVARDAFARACELTSRNDAIPLVMLAEMEFELGNVPEARRVLEELQGFRQLDLKVQQAVSRLRTRYGD; encoded by the coding sequence GTGCCCTACGATGACCCGGAGATGGTGCTGGGGAATGGTTACGTCAATGGTGGGCTGACGGTGGAAGGGATACGATGGGCATTGACCTATCATGATTCCGGGCTGCAAGTGGCTCATGCGGGTGTGGAGAATCTTTGGCATCCGCTGACTTGGATTTCGCACATGACGGATGTGCAGGTGTTTGGAGTTGAGCGGGCGGGGGGACATCACTTAACCAGTGTTTTGCTGCATTGTCTGACTTCTTGGATGGTGTATCTGTTCGCATGGAGGCTGACGGCATCACCCCTGGCGGGTTTGGTGGCGGCGCTGCTGTTTGCGATTCATCCGCTGCATGTGGAATCCGTCGCGTGGATCAGTGACCGGAAGGGGGTCTTGAGCGGGCTGTTTTTCTTCAGTTCGTTGTGGATGATCGTGACGGGGAGGCGGTCGTGGGCGTGGATGTTTTTCCTGGCTGCGATGATGGCAAAACCTTCGACGGTGATTTTGCCGGTGCTCGCGATTCTCGCTCTGGGTTGGAAAGCGGGTGAACGATCATGGGGATGGCGGTTTTGGTGGACGAAACTGATTGAATGGCGGTGGTGGTTCGGGATTGCCTTGGTGATCAGTGTGATGACGTTGTGGTTTCAGGGAAAGGGAAGTCATGGGGAGTGGATGCATCATCTTTCGTTGAGTTATCGGTTGTTGCACCTGCCGGGTGGTTTGTTTTTTACTTTATGGCATCTGTTCGTGCCATTTGGGTTGACGTTTCACTATGCTTATCCAGAGGATAATTTGTGGGTGTCGCTATTGTTTTGGGTATTGCTGATCTTCGGAATGCTAATGGTATGGTGGTGGCGCAGGAGATATCCGGATCTATTTTTCGCTGCTATGTGGTTTTTGGTCGGTGCGCTGCCTTCTGCCGGAATTTTTTATGTGGGGACCAGCTATACCGCTGATCGGTATAGTTACTTACCACTTACTGGAGCATTTCTTTTCTTTGGTCTTTGGGTGGCGGGTCGTGGTGGAAAGTTTTATAAGGGGAGAGTGGGGTTTGCTGGATTGCTGTGTTGTGGCTTGATGGTGCTTTCTTATCGGCAATGTGCCACCTGGCGCGATGGATGGACCTTGTTGACTCACGCGGAGCGGATTCAACCACGTAATCCGGTAGTCTTGGGTAATCTTGGTGCGATGCACCAAAGGTCGGCGCAACATCGGGAGGCGATGGATCTTTTTCGGCGTGCATTGAAGATAGCTCCCGAAGATGCCCGGGTTTGGTATAACATGGGCAACAGTCTTCGTGACAGCGGGGAGCCGGTCGAGGCGATTGAGGCATTTCGCCGGGCGGTTAATTCTTCGCCAGGGTTTGCGAATGCCTGGCGCAATCTGGGGCTGGTGCTTTGTGCGCCAGGGAATCCACAGCGTGACGTGCGTGTTGCGCGCGATGCTTTTGCCCGTGCTTGTGAGCTGACTTCAAGAAATGATGCGATTCCGCTGGTGATGTTGGCGGAGATGGAGTTCGAGTTGGGGAACGTGCCTGAGGCGCGCAGAGTGCTGGAAGAATTGCAGGGGTTTCGTCAGTTGGATTTGAAAGTGCAGCAAGCGGTTAGTCGTCTGCGAACAAGGTATGGGGATTGA
- a CDS encoding TolB family protein codes for MSKVVLLAGLISTPVLAETRYAYVPYDAGEDHDARVVTEKGEKEGLVAKVKGGNDPALSPDGTQLLITLFLKEGRKLAIVDLATGEQRQLPIEGREVYGGSWSPDGDLIAFHHLGAKHWKVGVIKPDGTGFRLLGDGLKADEDLYLAGWNLKTGEPMAHDMKALVQLKLDGAVAWSKGLQDLFGQPYAASDCNFWVLPDGKTVVGNFVVMEDEIKDIQGPSNCLMKADLDLEAGKPERISPKGLHVGQPVVSLDGKSVVFTGFTGDDIKKGEGDVVDMTMRVYRLKLEDNSIETLFPNAWFPSVSR; via the coding sequence TTGAGTAAAGTTGTTTTGTTGGCCGGGTTGATATCGACTCCGGTGCTGGCCGAGACGCGGTATGCCTATGTGCCGTATGATGCAGGGGAAGATCACGATGCCCGGGTGGTTACGGAAAAGGGCGAGAAGGAGGGGTTGGTGGCCAAGGTCAAAGGGGGGAATGATCCCGCGCTTTCACCAGACGGGACGCAGTTGCTGATCACCTTGTTTCTCAAAGAAGGTCGCAAGCTGGCGATCGTGGACCTGGCGACGGGAGAACAGCGCCAGTTGCCGATTGAGGGTCGTGAAGTTTATGGGGGAAGCTGGTCGCCAGATGGTGATTTGATTGCGTTTCATCACCTCGGGGCGAAGCACTGGAAGGTGGGCGTCATCAAACCGGACGGCACGGGATTCAGGCTTTTGGGAGACGGGTTGAAGGCGGACGAAGATTTGTATCTCGCAGGATGGAACTTGAAAACGGGTGAACCCATGGCGCATGACATGAAGGCGCTGGTGCAACTGAAACTCGATGGCGCGGTGGCATGGAGCAAGGGGTTGCAGGATTTGTTTGGGCAGCCTTATGCGGCGAGCGACTGCAACTTTTGGGTGTTGCCGGATGGGAAAACCGTGGTGGGCAATTTTGTAGTGATGGAGGACGAGATCAAAGACATCCAGGGGCCATCGAACTGCCTGATGAAAGCTGATCTTGATCTGGAAGCGGGCAAGCCGGAGAGGATCAGTCCCAAAGGACTGCACGTTGGGCAGCCAGTGGTGAGCCTGGATGGAAAGTCAGTGGTGTTCACCGGATTCACGGGAGACGATATTAAAAAAGGCGAGGGAGATGTCGTCGACATGACGATGCGGGTTTACCGGTTGAAGCTGGAGGACAACTCGATTGAGACGCTGTTTCCGAATGCGTGGTTTCCATCGGTCAGTCGTTAA
- a CDS encoding autotransporter-associated beta strand repeat-containing protein encodes MTKLCPHHPHALHFICSVILLCVSIFPQQSEGADGTWSNLLGGAWDTPGNWTSNTIADGAGFTANFGNLNIITANQTIDLNSDRTIGHLRLGDNNTTDRRSYLLSTSNLSTLTFDNSPNATNSTIIQLGNSNGDTVSAPLSLNSSLSLINAATDRTLTVSGNISTATTGLKTITIPGTVFPAFGSSPYASSPNVGPIALSGNITDGTGQIGVLVDSPGGTNLTLSGTNTFTGGVTLNDGTLTLNTTAAAIGSSATALTINGGMFNVTTASLTITNAVAMNGDYTFIGSQSFSQNGPMTMGKDIILTVNASQYNFNGVLGDGGNAYTLTKNGAGTLYLANTVNTYTGGTVVEGGKLVVRRITSLGGTGRNVLVTRGASLSIVTDPLNQAFLDRIDTSSVGFVGAWNTASSSNLDLSDLPNMILGSASGTSTYSGTITPYANTFKLGGSSGTTTVISSSLAGAGRSLEAGVKGLNVGNVTLSGDNTYDGNTTLRGPITLQLNGNTGKINDLSNVVITGNSTFRYDNTGAAAAISETFANLQLQAGDATILSQRSTAFDTTLTFNNILRSSGATANFTVGGTGATTALNKVTLTTAPAAEAFLDQGLFVAGNNYAAYDSGGFIRALSYVTDANTSTVTAGTTMASGTDSHVDLTGSISAQTTDAIRSLRITAANNVTLAAGATLTISEGGILKSGANATTISGGTGITSGAEELIIRADASGDTVNLNTNILATSTGGLTKSGAGLLVLTGNNDYTGNTTLNAGTLRAMGTQTLGADDIIINAGTLDLRANGITNGTPEALIFGNNVQIEGDSTIIVNNLTSSGSIRNKTIQMGDLTIGGNTLTVTNSNGYGLEFAGTTNLSLSAIGNTTLNIGSSSVSPLTQGLTLSGKVTGTSHLTIRGAGTVQLTNDTNDFTGNLHITGGVLAASSDGALGNLANQIKLTEATSASTFRALDTFYTDRTLQLGNNVSINNVIQVVAGKTFTLNTAFQGNNGFLKSENGTFEINANNSTWDGHITIQDGVVKASNSGALGTTAGSTWVNNQESALHLNGGAAGITIADDLYLLNTGVSNSGALHSLAGAGTNTVSGKITLNGFSSIGVETGGNLNLTNTTAITGDNTLHASGLLNNNFAFTLTGGGNGTLAAGIATGANTFTKLGSGTWNLTGSSTFTGAAIVNDGTLILSGTEGKLSTGSAWQISPGATLVLDNTNGHLDNRLGARGIHFGGNLTIIGDASATTIETISGSNLLTGNTASTLTLDAHDTQSLTFQVNSGSFNRNAQGTSLYRGDNLGNTPGAGVATMKATTAPTFIGQTGAANTTNRGILSWALVDQTTTGLGQGFATYDPTNGIRLLNADEQLSYVHGLVNGVAGSNSNIAVIESKGTLAPYTINSLNLGDGGGIDIQPLTTLTLESGGLLATTGNTGIHGGILQTSSNRELIIHALSDLEITSVVANFNAGLTKTGNGTVTLGASNLYTGATTINQGTLKLNGGDHTLLGGQILNVNTGGTLDLNGTTQYVGILRSLGSSNNEIPQTGGTITTTNGPATLVANQTSSSTFAGQITGAVSLIISNTNTLALSGNIAHTGSTLINGGITSIRNNGALSLTSGIDVQYGSLRLENHFLSDNSDRIADDIDITLRGGTLSLYGRAGGTTTETVGNVSLAQGLNTITSATGSNNGNLMPQASILTLTSLTRDASSGATVNFGQSYSGTSSERLGIIASTAGSSENILVSGGFTNTNNLVGPWAIYTAYFNTNPLEFVSYDSAGGFGALNAAGFAQYDGTTLPATAQPNQNIRITASAAVASGGLNINALNIVSNSTVNSPVVSFAAATDILNLTSGALAVSQDANITSLPMIGSVPNEGRLTAGGTTPTAPVDLFIYYQNNNTANALTINSAIIDNPNNGGQPLRLIVNGTNFGKYPVTLASNLNSYTGGTIVNGSELRIGNASAAGNLVGGGLTLNGSNVIQVNGTIAQQDITLNGSSVLTLVGNNTLDDIAINNNGGGNVNPTINVGTGILTLDGDISVTSSNVASTATITGGTLALGAATRTIDVAPIMHDGEYLSPEQAALNIASIISGTGVGIIKTGEGLLQLSAANSFNGGIDLQEGGLVIANAAALGTGTLEIGDNTTITADATARTVTNAVTIVGDFTMGVRGPVVPAALTLSGAIGWGSNQTHEVTVNSNPTIAQTISGAISGSGGIIKEGIGTLALTGNNSSTLDWTAAGAITVNQGTLRISTDNALGIAPATTTAANIVLNDGALSASANVTLNASRGIALGDETGSGTGILDIVTAGQTLAYAGTITDNGTGSDNLLKTGAGQLTLNGTNTYSGNTTIASGTLALGANGSINNSEKITVVSGATFNVTAVTGGYQLTSGQTIEGAGTVTGPTVALSGSIIAPGTGVNHEAERLTFASGLTLNAGSFVDLQITTPTFVSTNSFDGNLVGSAGYLTYVSTNGVGQKEHDQLNITGTLTQQDGAQFRVFSDGFVPAYGQIFNLIDWTTSFLASANLGPSGEFYRDGSTDGIYDLDLPDISSYGLLWDMQSFATHGVLVVVPEPSRVLLLLLALSFAITRRRRQANH; translated from the coding sequence ATGACCAAGCTCTGTCCACACCACCCCCATGCCCTGCACTTTATTTGCAGCGTCATCCTTCTTTGCGTCTCCATCTTTCCGCAACAATCCGAAGGCGCAGACGGCACCTGGAGCAACCTCCTCGGCGGAGCATGGGATACCCCCGGTAATTGGACGTCCAACACCATCGCCGACGGTGCCGGATTCACCGCCAACTTCGGCAACCTCAACATCATCACCGCCAACCAGACCATCGACCTCAACTCGGACCGCACCATTGGCCACCTTCGTCTAGGCGACAACAACACCACCGATCGCCGCTCCTACCTGCTATCCACATCCAACCTCTCCACCCTCACGTTCGACAACAGCCCGAACGCTACCAACTCAACCATCATCCAGCTCGGCAACAGCAACGGCGATACCGTCTCCGCGCCCCTCTCACTCAACAGCTCTCTTTCGCTCATCAACGCAGCGACCGACCGCACCCTCACCGTATCCGGAAACATCAGCACTGCCACCACAGGCCTAAAAACCATCACCATTCCAGGCACCGTATTTCCAGCCTTTGGCTCCAGCCCCTACGCATCATCTCCGAACGTCGGCCCCATCGCCCTGAGCGGAAACATCACCGACGGGACCGGACAAATCGGCGTCCTCGTCGACAGTCCCGGCGGCACCAACCTCACCCTCAGCGGCACCAACACCTTCACCGGCGGCGTCACACTTAACGACGGCACCCTCACCCTCAACACCACTGCAGCCGCAATCGGCTCCTCCGCCACTGCCCTCACCATCAACGGCGGCATGTTCAACGTCACCACCGCCAGTCTCACCATCACCAACGCCGTCGCCATGAATGGCGATTACACCTTCATCGGCTCCCAAAGCTTCAGCCAAAACGGACCCATGACCATGGGCAAAGACATTATTCTTACCGTCAATGCCTCCCAATACAATTTTAACGGCGTCCTCGGCGATGGAGGCAACGCCTACACCCTCACCAAAAACGGAGCCGGCACCCTCTACCTCGCCAACACCGTCAACACCTACACCGGTGGCACTGTTGTTGAAGGCGGAAAACTTGTCGTCAGAAGAATCACCTCCCTCGGCGGCACCGGCAGAAACGTCCTCGTCACCCGTGGCGCCTCCCTTTCCATCGTAACCGACCCCCTCAACCAAGCCTTCCTCGACCGCATCGACACCAGTTCCGTCGGTTTCGTGGGAGCCTGGAACACTGCCAGTTCCAGCAACCTTGACTTGAGCGATCTGCCTAACATGATCCTCGGTTCAGCCAGCGGCACCTCCACTTACTCCGGCACCATCACCCCCTACGCCAACACTTTCAAATTAGGTGGCAGCAGCGGCACCACCACAGTGATTTCCTCATCCTTGGCGGGAGCTGGCAGATCCCTCGAAGCCGGCGTCAAAGGTCTCAACGTCGGCAACGTCACCCTCAGCGGCGACAACACCTACGACGGCAACACCACCCTGCGCGGGCCCATCACCCTCCAACTCAACGGCAACACCGGCAAAATCAACGACCTCTCCAACGTCGTCATCACTGGCAACAGCACCTTCCGATACGACAACACCGGAGCCGCCGCCGCCATCAGCGAAACCTTCGCCAACCTCCAACTCCAGGCCGGCGACGCCACCATTCTTTCCCAACGCTCCACCGCCTTCGACACCACCCTCACCTTCAACAACATCCTTCGCTCCTCAGGTGCCACCGCCAACTTCACTGTTGGCGGCACCGGAGCCACCACCGCCCTCAACAAAGTCACCCTCACCACCGCGCCCGCTGCGGAAGCATTCCTCGACCAGGGCCTCTTCGTCGCTGGCAACAACTACGCCGCCTACGACAGCGGCGGCTTCATTCGCGCCCTCTCCTATGTAACCGATGCCAATACTTCCACCGTCACCGCCGGAACCACCATGGCCAGTGGAACCGACTCCCATGTCGACCTGACCGGCAGCATCAGCGCCCAAACTACCGACGCCATCCGCAGCCTGCGCATCACCGCTGCAAACAACGTCACTCTTGCCGCTGGTGCCACCCTCACCATCAGCGAAGGCGGCATCCTCAAATCAGGTGCCAACGCCACCACCATCAGCGGCGGCACCGGCATCACCAGCGGAGCCGAAGAACTCATCATCCGCGCCGACGCCTCAGGCGACACCGTCAATCTCAACACCAACATCCTCGCCACCTCCACCGGCGGCCTTACCAAATCCGGCGCAGGTCTGCTCGTCCTCACCGGTAACAATGACTACACCGGCAACACCACCCTCAACGCCGGCACTCTCCGCGCCATGGGCACCCAAACGCTTGGAGCCGACGACATCATCATCAACGCAGGCACCCTCGACCTCCGCGCCAACGGAATCACCAACGGCACCCCGGAGGCCCTCATCTTCGGCAACAACGTCCAAATCGAAGGCGACTCCACCATCATCGTCAACAACCTCACCAGCAGCGGCAGCATCCGCAACAAAACCATCCAGATGGGCGACCTCACCATCGGAGGCAACACCCTCACCGTCACCAACAGCAACGGCTACGGACTAGAATTTGCCGGAACCACCAACCTCTCCCTCAGCGCCATCGGCAACACCACCCTCAACATCGGCTCTTCCTCCGTCTCCCCGCTCACCCAGGGCCTCACCCTCTCCGGCAAAGTCACGGGCACCTCCCACCTCACCATTCGCGGTGCCGGCACCGTTCAACTTACCAACGACACCAACGACTTCACCGGCAACCTCCACATCACCGGCGGCGTCCTGGCCGCTTCCAGCGACGGAGCCCTCGGCAACCTGGCCAACCAGATCAAACTCACCGAAGCCACTTCGGCCTCCACCTTCCGCGCCCTCGACACCTTCTACACCGACCGCACCCTTCAACTCGGCAACAACGTTTCCATCAACAACGTCATCCAGGTCGTCGCCGGCAAAACCTTCACCCTCAACACCGCCTTCCAAGGCAACAACGGCTTCCTCAAATCCGAAAACGGCACTTTTGAAATCAACGCCAACAACAGCACCTGGGACGGACACATCACCATTCAGGACGGCGTCGTCAAAGCCTCCAACAGCGGCGCTCTCGGCACCACCGCCGGTTCCACCTGGGTCAACAACCAGGAATCTGCCCTCCATCTTAATGGCGGCGCTGCTGGCATCACCATCGCGGACGACCTCTACCTCCTCAACACCGGCGTCAGCAACTCCGGTGCCCTCCACAGCCTTGCCGGAGCAGGCACCAACACGGTCAGCGGAAAGATCACTCTCAACGGCTTCTCCTCCATCGGCGTTGAAACCGGCGGCAACCTCAACCTCACCAACACCACCGCCATCACCGGCGACAACACCCTCCACGCCTCCGGTCTCCTCAACAACAACTTCGCTTTCACCCTCACCGGCGGCGGCAACGGCACCCTCGCCGCTGGCATCGCCACTGGAGCCAACACTTTCACCAAACTCGGCAGCGGCACCTGGAACCTCACCGGCTCCAGCACCTTTACCGGAGCCGCCATCGTCAACGACGGCACCCTCATCCTCAGCGGCACCGAAGGCAAACTCAGCACCGGCAGCGCCTGGCAGATCAGCCCCGGCGCCACCCTCGTTCTCGACAACACCAACGGTCACCTCGACAACCGCCTTGGCGCTCGCGGTATCCACTTCGGCGGCAACCTCACCATCATCGGCGACGCCTCCGCCACCACCATCGAAACCATCTCCGGCAGCAACCTCCTCACCGGCAACACCGCCTCCACCCTCACCCTGGACGCCCACGACACGCAATCCCTCACCTTCCAAGTCAACAGCGGCTCCTTCAACCGCAACGCCCAGGGCACTTCCCTCTACCGTGGCGACAACCTCGGCAACACCCCCGGCGCTGGCGTCGCCACCATGAAAGCCACCACCGCTCCCACCTTCATCGGACAGACCGGAGCCGCCAACACCACCAATCGCGGCATCCTCTCCTGGGCTTTGGTCGACCAGACCACCACCGGCCTCGGCCAGGGCTTCGCCACTTACGATCCCACCAATGGCATCCGCCTCCTGAACGCCGACGAACAACTCAGTTACGTTCACGGCCTCGTCAATGGCGTCGCCGGATCCAACTCCAACATCGCGGTCATCGAATCCAAAGGCACCCTCGCCCCCTACACCATCAACTCGCTCAACCTCGGCGACGGTGGCGGCATCGACATCCAACCACTCACCACCCTAACCCTCGAAAGTGGCGGCCTCCTCGCCACCACCGGCAACACCGGCATCCACGGCGGCATCCTCCAAACCAGTTCCAATCGCGAACTCATCATTCACGCCCTCTCCGACCTGGAAATCACCTCCGTCGTGGCAAACTTCAATGCCGGCCTCACCAAGACTGGCAACGGCACCGTCACCCTCGGTGCCTCCAACCTCTACACCGGAGCCACCACCATCAACCAGGGCACCCTCAAGCTGAACGGCGGCGATCACACCCTCCTCGGCGGACAAATCCTCAACGTCAACACCGGCGGAACCCTCGACCTCAACGGCACCACCCAATACGTCGGCATCCTCAGAAGCCTGGGCAGCTCGAACAACGAAATCCCCCAAACGGGAGGCACCATCACCACCACCAACGGCCCCGCCACCCTCGTCGCCAACCAAACCTCCAGCAGCACCTTCGCAGGCCAGATCACCGGAGCAGTCTCGCTCATCATTTCCAACACCAACACCCTCGCCCTCAGCGGCAACATCGCCCACACCGGCTCCACCCTCATCAACGGCGGCATCACCAGCATCCGCAACAACGGCGCCCTTTCCCTTACCTCCGGCATCGACGTCCAATACGGCTCCCTCCGACTCGAAAATCACTTCCTCTCCGACAACTCCGACCGCATCGCTGATGACATCGACATCACACTTCGCGGCGGAACCCTCAGCCTCTACGGACGTGCCGGAGGCACCACCACCGAAACCGTCGGAAACGTCTCCCTCGCCCAGGGCCTCAACACCATCACCTCAGCCACTGGCAGCAACAATGGCAACCTCATGCCACAAGCCTCCATTCTCACCCTCACCTCACTCACCCGCGATGCCAGCAGCGGAGCCACCGTCAACTTCGGCCAGTCCTACTCCGGCACCAGCTCCGAGCGGCTCGGCATCATCGCCAGCACGGCTGGCTCCTCCGAAAACATTCTCGTCAGCGGCGGATTTACCAACACCAACAACCTCGTTGGTCCTTGGGCCATCTACACCGCCTACTTCAACACCAACCCCCTTGAGTTTGTCAGTTACGATAGTGCAGGCGGCTTTGGCGCCCTCAACGCCGCCGGGTTCGCTCAGTATGACGGCACCACCCTGCCCGCCACCGCCCAACCCAACCAAAACATCCGCATCACCGCCTCAGCTGCGGTCGCCTCCGGTGGACTCAACATCAACGCCCTCAACATCGTCTCCAATTCCACCGTCAACTCCCCGGTCGTCTCCTTCGCTGCTGCCACCGACATCCTCAACCTCACCAGCGGTGCACTCGCCGTCAGCCAGGACGCAAACATCACCTCCCTACCCATGATTGGATCAGTCCCCAACGAAGGGCGACTCACCGCAGGCGGCACCACGCCCACCGCTCCCGTCGACCTCTTCATCTACTATCAAAACAACAACACTGCCAACGCGCTCACCATCAACTCCGCCATCATCGACAACCCCAACAATGGTGGCCAACCGCTCCGACTCATCGTCAACGGCACCAACTTCGGCAAATACCCCGTCACCCTCGCCAGCAACCTCAACAGCTACACCGGCGGCACCATCGTCAACGGCTCCGAACTACGCATCGGTAATGCCTCCGCCGCAGGCAACCTCGTGGGTGGAGGACTCACCCTCAATGGCAGCAACGTCATTCAGGTCAACGGCACCATCGCCCAACAAGACATCACCCTCAACGGTTCCTCCGTGCTGACCCTCGTCGGCAATAACACCCTCGACGACATCGCCATCAACAACAACGGTGGCGGCAATGTCAACCCCACCATCAACGTCGGCACCGGCATCCTCACCCTTGACGGCGACATCTCCGTCACCTCCTCCAATGTCGCCAGCACCGCCACCATCACCGGCGGAACCCTTGCCTTGGGTGCCGCCACCCGCACCATCGACGTCGCTCCCATCATGCACGATGGCGAATACCTCTCCCCCGAACAAGCCGCCCTCAACATCGCCAGCATCATCTCCGGCACCGGTGTCGGCATCATCAAAACCGGCGAAGGCCTTCTCCAGCTGAGCGCGGCCAACAGCTTCAACGGCGGCATCGACCTCCAAGAAGGCGGTCTCGTCATTGCCAACGCCGCCGCCCTTGGCACCGGCACCCTCGAAATTGGCGACAACACCACCATCACCGCCGACGCCACCGCCCGCACCGTCACCAACGCCGTCACCATTGTTGGCGACTTCACCATGGGCGTTCGCGGACCCGTCGTCCCCGCCGCCCTGACCCTTTCTGGAGCGATCGGCTGGGGAAGCAACCAAACGCATGAAGTTACCGTCAACAGCAACCCGACCATTGCCCAGACCATTTCCGGTGCCATCAGCGGCAGCGGCGGCATCATCAAAGAAGGCATCGGCACCCTCGCCCTTACCGGCAACAACAGCAGCACCCTCGACTGGACTGCCGCCGGAGCCATCACGGTCAATCAAGGCACCCTGCGCATCAGCACCGACAACGCTTTGGGCATCGCACCCGCTACCACCACGGCCGCCAATATCGTTCTCAATGATGGTGCCCTTTCCGCCAGTGCGAATGTCACCCTCAACGCTTCCCGCGGCATTGCCCTCGGCGACGAAACCGGCTCCGGCACCGGCATTCTTGATATCGTCACAGCAGGTCAAACCCTCGCCTACGCCGGGACCATCACCGACAACGGCACCGGCTCCGACAACCTCCTCAAGACGGGTGCCGGCCAGCTCACCCTTAACGGCACCAACACCTACTCCGGCAACACCACCATCGCCTCCGGCACGCTTGCCCTTGGTGCCAACGGCTCCATCAACAACTCCGAGAAAATCACGGTTGTGTCAGGTGCCACTTTTAATGTCACCGCCGTCACCGGTGGCTACCAACTCACCTCCGGTCAAACCATTGAAGGCGCCGGCACCGTCACCGGTCCCACGGTCGCCCTCTCCGGCTCCATCATCGCCCCCGGCACCGGCGTCAACCATGAAGCCGAAAGACTCACCTTCGCCAGCGGACTCACTCTCAATGCCGGATCCTTCGTTGACCTGCAAATCACCACGCCTACCTTTGTCAGCACCAACAGTTTCGACGGCAACCTCGTCGGCTCTGCAGGCTACCTCACCTACGTTTCCACCAATGGAGTCGGCCAGAAAGAGCACGACCAGCTCAACATCACCGGCACCCTTACCCAACAAGACGGCGCTCAATTCCGCGTGTTCTCCGACGGCTTTGTTCCTGCCTACGGTCAAATCTTCAACCTCATCGACTGGACCACCAGCTTCCTCGCGTCTGCCAACCTTGGACCATCAGGAGAATTCTATCGCGACGGCTCCACCGATGGCATCTACGACCTCGACCTCCCCGACATCTCCAGCTACGGACTTCTCTGGGACATGCAAAGTTTCGCCACCCATGGCGTCCTCGTTGTCGTCCCCGAACCCAGCCGCGTCCTTCTGCTGCTCCTCGCCCTCAGCTTCGCCATCACCCGACGCCGTCGGCAGGCAAACCATTGA
- a CDS encoding DUF4412 domain-containing protein, translating into MKTKLLLGLALAFAATSIAHADIVIEQTIESSVQPTSKMTMKMKGSKLRTDIGDQMTSILDTETFDSITLMHPNKTIIKGDGAQLKAAAATATEDLSMKPVDTGKTEKVGGYNCSVWTVDVAGSKITIWATKDYPDYAAIKAELDVQTKASGQPNPMAAIDGMVMKTVAEIAGTKMTTTLDSAKKTPVDDSEFATPAGYTEMVMPK; encoded by the coding sequence ATGAAAACCAAACTTCTCCTCGGCCTTGCGCTTGCCTTTGCCGCCACCTCCATTGCCCATGCTGACATCGTCATCGAGCAAACCATCGAGAGCTCCGTGCAGCCGACCTCCAAGATGACCATGAAGATGAAGGGCAGCAAACTTCGCACCGATATCGGCGACCAGATGACCTCCATTCTTGACACCGAAACCTTCGACAGCATCACCCTGATGCACCCCAACAAAACCATCATCAAGGGCGATGGTGCCCAGCTCAAAGCCGCAGCCGCCACCGCCACGGAGGACCTCTCCATGAAACCTGTCGACACCGGCAAAACCGAAAAAGTCGGCGGATACAACTGTTCCGTTTGGACCGTCGACGTCGCCGGTTCTAAAATCACCATCTGGGCCACCAAAGACTACCCCGACTACGCCGCCATCAAGGCCGAACTCGATGTTCAAACCAAAGCCAGCGGCCAACCCAATCCCATGGCCGCCATCGACGGCATGGTCATGAAAACCGTCGCTGAAATCGCCGGCACCAAAATGACCACCACCCTTGATTCCGCCAAAAAAACCCCGGTGGACGATTCCGAATTTGCCACTCCCGCTGGCTACACCGAAATGGTGATGCCTAAATAA